The genome window AGTCCAAGAAGCGCGCCGAAACCAAGGGCGCGGACTTCCTGGCGCGCTACAACGCGGAGACGGAAAAGCTGGCCTCCCTGTACGAGGACGTGCGCTACCGGCTGAAGCTCCTGCGCATGAGCAGCGGCGACGCCTGGACCGAGATGCGCGCGGGAATCGAAAAGGCGGCCGGAGAGTTGAAGAAGGCCATCAACGGAGCCCTGGAAAAATTCTAGCCGACAAGGAGGACTTCATGGCCAAGGCGAGCAAGTACGCCTGCCCCTGCGGATACGTCTACGACCCCGAGGTCGGGGACTACGAACACGGCATCAAGCCCGGCACGCCCTTCGAGGAGCTGCCCGACGA of Desulfovibrio aminophilus contains these proteins:
- a CDS encoding rubredoxin; amino-acid sequence: MAKASKYACPCGYVYDPEVGDYEHGIKPGTPFEELPDDWVCPKCGAEKEYFEKED